GGGCTGCCTGCTGCCGGGCTTCCTGCGCCTTCTTGGCAGCCGCCGCCTTGTCCGCCGCGGCCTTCTTGGCCGCTGCGGCCGCGGCCTGCTTCGCCTTGGCGTCGGCCGCGGCCTTGTCCGCCGCGGCGTCGGCGGTGCTCGTCCCCAAGGGGGTACGGGCGTCGCTGCGCGAGACCGCCATGCCGAGCCGGTAGCTCGTGTCGACCACGGAGGTCGCGGCCGCGACGGGCGTGGTCGGGGTGTCGTCGCCGGCACGCGCGGCACCGGTGGCGGCGACGAGGCCGACGCCGATCGCGGCCAACGCGCCGACCGCGGTCAGCGGCACCATGACGCCTCGGCGAGGGAGGCGGTCGACGGCGCTGCGCCGACGGGCCGCCGGCGCGGCCGGCTGGGTCGACACCGGCATCCCCTCGTCGTCCGTCGAGGACGCGGAGGGCGCGGACAACGCCGACGGTGCGGACGTGGTCGCGGTGACCTGGTGCCGGGCAGAACGGTGCCGGCCTTCGTAGCGTGCCATGGAGAGTGCGGGCGCCTTTCTCGGTGGGCTCAGGCGGCAGCCGGCGGACGTCGTGGACGACGTCTCGTCGATGCCTGGCCCTCGGGGCCGCCCCTGTCATCGAGTCCGGTGATGCTGCCGCTGAAAGATAACGATTCGAACACCACGGTGACATCCGGCCCCGCGGAGAAGCAAATCGCGCCTCCCCGCGGGGCCGCGCCGGTCGCTGCGACCGGGCGCCGGCTCAGGCCTCCAGGCCCTCGAGCAGATCGGTGACGAGCGCGGCGATGGGGCTGCGCTCCGACCGGGTGAGGGTGACGTGCGCGAAGAGCGGGTGGCCCTTGAGCTTCTCGATGACCGCGGCCACCCCGTCGTGCCGACCGACGCGGAGGTTGTCGCGCTGGGCGACGTCGTGGGTGAGCACGACCTTGCTGTTCTGGCCGATGCGCGACAGCACGGTGAGCAGGACGTTGCGCTCGAGGCTCTGGGCCTCGTCGACGATGACGAAGGCGTCGTGCAGCGAGCGGCCACGGATGTGCGTGAGCGGCAGCACCTCGAGCAGGCCGCGGTCCATGACCTCCTCGACGACCTCGGTCGAGACGAGCGCGCTCAGGGTGTCGAAGACCGCCTGGCCCCAGGGGTTCATCTTCTCGGCCTCGGTGCCGGGCAGGTAGCCGAGCTCCTGCCCGCCGACCGCGAAGAGCGGGCGGAAGACGATGACCTTGCGCTGCACCCGCCGCTCCATGACCGACTCGAGCCCGGCGCACAGCGCGAGCGCCGACTTGCCCGTGCCGGCGCGGCCGCCGAGGCTGACGATGCCGACGTCGGGGTCGAGCAGCAGGTCGAGGGCGATGCGCTGCTCGGCGCTGCGGCCGTGCAGCCCGAAGGCGTCCCGGTCACCGCGCACGAGGCGGATCTGCTTGTCGGCCCCGACCCGACCCAGGCCACTGCCGCGGGGCGAGAGCAGCACGAGGCCCGTGTGGCAGGGCAGCTCGGCCGCCGCGGCGTGCTCGATGCGGCCGCGGTCGTAGAGCTGGTCGAGCTCGTCGGTGCTCACCTCGAGCTCGTGGATGCCGGTCCACCCGGTGTCGACGCCCTGCTCGGCGCGGTACTCCTCGGCCTCCAGGCCGCAGGCCGACGCCTTGACCCGCATCGGGAGGTCCTTCGAGACGATGGTCACGTCGTGCCCCTCGTCGGCGAGGTTGCGCGCCACGGCGAGGATGCGGGTGTCGTTGTCGCCGAGCCGGAACCCGGGCGGCAGCGCGGACGGGTCGGTGTGGTTGAGCTCGACCCGCAGGCTGCCGCCGACGGTGCCGACCTCGACCGGCCGGTCGAGGCGCCCGGCGCTGATGCGCAGGTCGTCGAGCAGTCGCAGCGCCTGACGCGCGAAGAACCCCAGCTCGGGGTGGTGCCGTTTGGCCTCGAGCTCGGTCACGACCACCACCGGCAGCACGACCTCGTGCTCGGCGAAACGGACCATGGCCTTGGGGTCGGACAGCAGCACCGACGTGTCGATGACGTACGTCTTGCGGCCGGGGACACCGGCCGGGGCGACGTCGCGCTCGGTCGTGGTCGTCGACGAGGTGGCAGAGGTCTTCGAAGCCATGTCCCACTCCTACGGCGCGCGACGAGCGCGCGCCTGGTCGCTTCCGAGGTGCCGGGCGGCCACCGGAGGGTGGCACGGAGCCCGACCCTCCGTCCGAAGCGATCGCTCCATCGGTGGGCCTCCTGGGAGTGCCGGACGGGTGTCCTGCACTGCTCCGACCGTACGTCCGACCACCGACACTCACGGCCGACACGACGACGTGTCATGAGAGTTCACGTCCCCGTAACGCGTCGGCGAAGGGCCATCGCGCCGGATGCCGGTCACTCCCGTCACACCCGCCCCGGCACCCTCGTACGTCCCGCCCGTCACGAGCCGTCACCGCCCGTCAACGGCGACGACGACGGCGTCGACCCGACGGCGGTCAGGCCCCGTGGCGGCGGTGCCGGCCGGCGTAGGCGCGCAGGGCCCGGAGGAAGTCGACGTGGCGGAAGTCGGGCCAGTACGCCTCGCAGAAATAGAACTCGGAGGTCGCGCTCTGCCAGAGCAGGAACCCGCCGAGCCGCTGCTCCCCCGACGTGCGGATGACGAGGTCGGGGTCGGGCTGGCCCTTGGTGTAGAGGTGCTCGGCGATGTCCTCGACCGTGAGCTCGGCGGCGATCTGCTCGAGCGGGAGGCCCGCGGCGCCACGCGCGAGCAGGAGGTCGCGCACGGCATCCGCGATCTCCCGGCGACCGCCGTAGGCCACGGCGCAGTTGACGACCATGCCCGTGACGTCCGCGGTGAGCTCGGCCGACTCCTTGAGCGAGGCGGCGGTCTCCGGCGGGAGCAGGGCGGTCGCGCCCGCGATGCGCACGTGCCAGCGCCCGGTGCGGGCGAGGTCGGCGACGGCGTTCTCGATGATGCCCAGCAGCGGGGTCAGCTCGGCCGACGCACGGCCCAGGTTGTCGGTCGAGAGCAGCCAGAGAGTGACGTACTCGACGCCCGCCTCCTCGCACCACTCGAGCAGGGAGACGATCTTGTCGGCGCCCGCCTGGTGGCCCGACGCCGTGCCCGCCCCGCGGGCGCGGGCCCACCGGCGGTTGCCGTCGAGCATGACGGCGACGTGCCTCGGCAGTGCCTCCTGCGGCAGCCCCTTGAGGACCCGGCGCTCGTACGCGCCGTAGACCACATCGCGCCACCCCACGGGGCCTCCTCGCCGTCGGTCGACGCCCGGTGCGGCCGGGCAGGACAGCTCAAACCGTACCCCCCGGGTGTGCCGCGACGGCCCCGGCCACCGTGTGGTCAGAGTGTCGTACGGTGCAGGAGGGGTGGGGGTGACGGGTGCGGCGCGCGACAGCCCCGCACGCCCTCGCCGACCCGCCCGCGTCCACGGCCGGCGAACCTACGGTTCCGTAACCTACGGTGTCGTAGGTTAGACTCGGCCCATGAGCGAACGCACCGACCGACCTGCACCGAGCGCCGGCTCCACCTCCGGCATCGTCGCCGCGGTCAAGCCCCGCCTACGGGGCTGGCTGCACCTCGTCATGTTCCCGCTCGCGCTGCTCGGTGGCCTCGTGCTTGTCGTCGTGTCCGACCCGGGCACCGTCCGCACGGCCTCGATCGTCTTCACGGTGAGCGCCGCCCTGCTGTTCGGCGTCTCGGCGGTCTACCACCGCGGCACGTGGGGCCCGCGGATGGCCGCCCTGCTCAAGCGCTTCGACCACTCGAACATCTACCTCATCATCGCGGGCACGTACACGCCGTTCGCGGTGACGCTGCTGCCCGGTGACCAGGCCCGCCTGCTGCTCACCGTCATCTGGGGCGGCGCCATCGCCGGCGTGCTCTTCCGCATCTTCTGGGTCGGGGCGCCGCGCTGGCTCTACACCGCGCTCTACATCGCCCTCGGCTGGGCCGCGATCTTCTACGTCGTGCCGTTCTGGCAGTCGGGCGGGCCGCTCATCGGCTCCCTCATCGGCCTCGGCGGGCTGCTCTACACCGCCGGCGGCATCGTCTACGGCATCAAGCGGCCCAACCCGTGGCCGCGCTGGTTCGGCTTCCACGAGGTGTTCCACGCCTTCACCCTCGGCGGCTTCATCACCCACTTCATCGCCGTCACCCTCGCCGTGATCGGCTACCAGGCCGCGACCTGAGCCGACGCGACCTGGCCGGATGCAGACGTCCGCGTGCCCTGTGGGCACGCGGACGTCGCGTTTGCGGGGTAGGCCGAGTCGGCAGAACGGCCGGATCAGGCGCGCGGGCCGGTCCCGTCGGCGGTCCCGTCGGCCTCGCCGTCAGCCGACCCCGGCGCCCGACCAGGGGTCGCGTCCTGGTCCACCCGCGAGTCGTCGCCGGTCTCGGATGCCGGCCGCCCGGCATCCGTCGTCGTCTGGCCGTCCGTGCGGGTGGGCAGGCTGCGGGTGGGCGTCGTGCCCGCCCGGTCGCGCTCACGGTAGGCCATGCGGCGCAGCCGGCCGTTCATGTTGCGCACGAGCAGCCACAGCGCGAGCGCCATGACGAAGAAGGCCACGAAGCCGCCGAAGCCGGGGCCGATCGGGAGGTTGCCGCCGTCGCCCATCAGTCGCCCTCCACCCGTGCCGCGGGTCGGCGGTCGGCCGGGACCGTGACGCCGTCGTCGCTGTCGGTGTCGTGGGTGGCGTCGCTGTCGGTGTCGTCGAGCTCGCGCGCCTCCTCGACCGCGTCGTCGACGGCCTCCTCGATGGCGTCCTCGCTCGGCTCGTCGGACAGCTCGCCGACCCGGCCGTCGTGCACGAGCTCGTGGTCGCGACGGACGGCGCGAGCGTCAGCGGCCTCGACGCTCTCGAGCCCGGCGAAGAGGTCGTCCTCGTCGTCGGGGACGGGGACGTACGACACCGCGAGCTCGAACTCCTCGACGCCCCACACCCGCTGCTGCAGCTCCATCGGCACCTTGAACCAGAACCCGTCGGGGTCGACCTGGGTGGCGTGCGCGCGGAGGGCGCGGTCGCGGGTCTCGAAGTACTCGCCGCACGGGACCGGCGTGACGCGTCCGCCCTGTCGGCGGGGCTGCCAGTTCGCGAGCCAGTCTGTGTAGGGGCTCTCGAGCCCCTCGTCGAGCATCGCCTGGTGCAGGGCGACGAGGCGGTCCTTCGTCCAGCCGCCGTTGTAGTAGATCTTCAGCGGCTGCCAGGGCTCGCCCGCGTGCGGGTAGCGCTCGGGGTCGCCGGCCGCCTCGAAGGCCGCCATCGAGACGGTGTGACACATGACGTGGTCGGGGTGGGGGTAGCCACCCTTCTCGTCGTAGGTCGTCATGACGTGCGGGCGGAACTCGCGGATCACGCGCACGAGGGCCTCGGTCGTGACCTCGAGGTCCTCGAGGGCGAAGCACCCCTCGGGCAGCGGCGGCAGCGGGTCACCCTCGGGCAGACCGGAGTCGACGAAGCCGAGCCACGTGTGCTCGCAGCCGAGCACCTGCTGGGCCGCCTTCATCTCGTCACGCCGCACCTGCGTCAGGTCGCGCAGGATGTGGGCGTCGTTCTTCAGCTTCTCGTTGAGGATGTCACCGCGCTCGCCGCCCGTGCACGACACGACACGCACCGTCGCGCCCGCCGCCACGTACTTCGCCGTCGTCGCGGCGCCCTTGCTCGACTCGTCGTCGGGGTGCGCGTGCACCGCCATCAGCCTCATGCCCTGAACCACGTCGTGCTGCTCGTCTCTGGTCGTCGGTCGCGGCGCCGTCGGCGCCGCTCGTCGTGCGGTCCGGTCGTACCCGCCCCGGCCCGGCTGGGCCGGCCACCCGGTCCGGGAGCCGGGCCGTCCGTGGGGGACACTGGACCCCTCCCATCCTCTCACCACCACCAGCCACCACCGTCACCGACGAAGGACCCGCCGTGCCCCTCCCCCGCCCCGCCCCCGGCACCGCCAAGTGGTGGGTCGTCGGCGCCGTCGGCATCGCCCTCGGGGTGGCCATGTCGATCTACTGGGGGCTCCATGCGACGGTGGGTCTGCCCACCTGGCAGACGGTCAGCTACAAGGTGGTCGACGACCGCAGCGTCCGGGTCGACTTCGAGGTGACCAACCCCGGCGGCACAGCGCTGACGTGCACGGTTCAGGCGCTGGCGCAGGACTTCTCGACCGTCGGCACCGTGCGCGTGGCCGTCCCGGCGTCAGGGAACGAGCGTTCGGAGCACCGGGTCACGCTGCGCACGACCTCGCGCGCGGTCACCGGCGAGGTCAGGACCTGCGAGTAGCCCGCTTGCTACACTGGTCGCTTCATCAGGGCCGCGACCGGGCGGTCACGCAGTCCGCCCTCGGGGCGGGTGACACCGGTCGGGCTCTTTCTGTGTAGGACCGACGTCGACACCCGGCGCCCCCGCGACCGTGCGTGGGCGCCGGATCGCAATAGGAGTGACCGTGACCGAGACCGCTGCTGGCTTCCTGACCCAGGAGGCCCACGACCGCCTCAAGGCAGAGCTCGACCAGCTGACCGGCGAGGGTCGCCTCGAGATCGCCCGCAAGATCGAGGAGGCCCGCGAGGAGGGCGACCTCAAGGAGAACGGCGGCTACCACGCCGCTCGCGAGGAGCAGGGCAAGATGGAGGCCCGCATCCGCCAGATCACCGAGCTGCTCCAGACCGCCACGGTGGGCGAGACGCCGGCCGACGACGGCATCGTCGAGCCCGGCATGCTCGTCACCGTCGAGATGTTCGGCGACGAGGAGACCTTCCTGCTCGGCAACCGCGAGATCGCCGACGGCTCCGACCTTCAGGTGTTCTCGGAGAAGTCCGCCATGGGCGCGGCCATCAACGGCAAGAGCGTCGGCGAGACCACGAGCTACGAGGCCCCCAACGGCAAGACGATCGACGTCAAGGTCCTCGCCGCCAAGCCGTACTCGGCCTGAGACCCGGCCGCCCGGGCTGACCGGGCCCCCGCGCACGACCCGACGGGCCGGCATCCTGCACCGCGCAGGATGCCGGCCCGCTCGCTATCGTCGAGAGGCCACTTCCCGACACCCCTCCAACCGTCGAGAGGCCACTTGTCGACAGCGTCAGCGGGCGCGGCGGCGCCGAGGCCGCTCGAACTGGGGCGGGGCGAAGAACTGTGGCTGGGCTGCCGTCAGGTCGAGCGCGGCGGGGTCGAGGCCGAGGTGGTGCGCCAGCTCGCCCAGCTTCTCCTGACGACCCTCGGGGGTGAACACGTGGTCGGACTCGAGCTCGACCACCGTCCAGCCGTCGTCGCGCAGACCCGCGAACCGGATCTCGTCGGCCGCCCGGTCCGCGTCGCTGGAGTGGGACTCGACCCCTTGAGCCTGGCGCGTCTCCATCGGTGACGCCGACCGGGTGCGCACGAACTGCAGCGCGAACGTGAGCGTGACCTTCCCCCGCGGCCGCACCCGCCGGGTCTCGAGCCCCCGGTGGCCCACGACGGCCCGACGCCGCGATGGCGGTACGGGTGCGGAAGACGGGGCCCAGATCGAGCGGGGGCGCGGGTGAGGACGACATGCGTCGACGGTGGGACGCGCCCGACGTCGGGGGAAGCCGCCGAGGTCTGGCTGGGGACGCGTACGAGAGGCGAACCGGGGGTGTGCACAGCGGCGACGAGCCCGGTCGGGAAGTGGCCACTCGACGGAGTCAGCCTCGTCGGGACGCGGCCACTCGACGGGGTCAGCCGTGGATGTCGAGGGCCTCGCGCAGGTCGGCGATGAGGTCGTCGACGTCCTCGATGCCGACCGAGAGGCGGATGAGGTCGTCGGGGACCTCGAGCTCGGTGCCGGCCACCGAGCTGTGGGTCATCCGCGCGGGGTGCTCGATGAGCGACTCGACGCCACCGAGCGACTCCCCCAAGGTCCAGACGCGCACGGCGGCGCACGCCTTGACCGCGGCGTCCTCGCCCCGCTTCATCCGGAAGCTGACCATGCCGCCGAAGCGCTTCATCTGACGTGCGGCGACGTCGTGGTTGGGGTGTTCGGGCAGGCCCGGGTAGAGCACCTGGCTGACGCCGTCGTGCCCGGTGAGGAAGTCGACGACCTTCTCGGCGTTGTCGCAGTGACGGTCCATGCGCACCGACAGCGTGCGGGCGCCGCGCAGCACGAGCCACGAGTCGAACGGGCCGGCCACGCCGCCGATCGAGTTCTGGTTGAAGGCGATCCGCTCCTCGGCGTCCTCGAACCCCGGCACCTCGACCCGCTTGGCGGTGACGACCGCGCCGCCGACGACGTCGCTGTGCCCGCCGAGGTACTTCGTCGTCGACTGCGTCACGATGTCGGCGCCGAGGGCGAGCGGGTTCTGCAGGTACGGGGTGGCGAAGGTGTTGTCGACGACGAGCACCGCCCCGGCCGCGTGCGCGACCTCGGCGAGCGCCTCGATGTCGGCGACGTTGAGCAGCGGGTTGGTCGGCGTCTCGACCCAGACGATCTTCGTGCTGCCCGGGCGGATGGCGGCGCGCACCGACTCGACGTCACCGACGCGGGCGATGGTGTGCTCGATGCCCTGCGGACGCGCGACCTTGTTGAAGTAGCGGTAGGTGCCGCCGTAGGCGTCGCTCGGCACGACGACGTGGTCGCCGGGCACGAGCAGCGAGCGCGCGATGGTGTCCTGGCCGGCGAGCCCGGAGGCGAAGGCGAAACCGCGACCGCCGCCCTCCAAGGCCGCCAGGCACTCCTCGAGCGCCGTGCGCGTCGGGTTCGCCGAGCGGCTGTACTCGTAGCCGCCCCGGAAGCCGCCGATGCCGTCCTGCTTGTACGTCGAGACCTGGTAGATCGGCGGCACGACCGCACCCGTCGTGGCGTCGGCCTCCTGTCCGGCGTGGATGGCGCGGGTCGAGAAGCCGAGTTCGTCAGACATGTGGCCAGCCTAACGACGCCCCGCCGCCCGCCACGAGCCCGCCTCACCCCCGCGGGCGGGCCCGACGACGTGGTGGACCACGGGCCGAGGCGAGGATGCCGGGTCGCCTGCTCGGTGTGCCCGTCAGGTGATGCCGTGGTCGCGGGCCCACAGCGCCGCGCTCGTGCGGTCGCCCACGCCGATGTGACGGAAGACGTTGCCGAGGTGCACCTTGACGGTTCGCTCCGTGATGCCGAGGGCGCGCCCGATCTGCTTGTTGGCCATGCCGGTCGCGACGAGGGCGAGTACCTGACGCTCGCGCGGGCTGAGGGCCGGCCCACCGTCGCCTCCCCCCGTCGACGGCAGCAGCACCCGGGCCACCCGTGGGTCGATGGGGGCGTGCCCGGCGGCGGCCGCCCGGACCGCGACGACGACGTCGCGCGGCTCGCTGTCCTTGAGCAGGTAGCCGACGGCGCCGGCCTCGAGCGCCGCGGCGACCCGGTTGCTCTCGGCGAAGGAGGTGAGCACGACGACGGCTGCCCGATGGCCCGTCGACCTCAGCGACCGGGTGGCCTCGATCCCGTCGACGACGGGCATCGAGAGGTCCATGAGCACGACGTCTGGAGCGGTCCGTGCGACCACGGCCTCGACCTCCGATCCGTCGGCGGCCTCGCCGACGACCTCCAGGTCGGCCTCGGCGTCGATCACCGCCCGCAGCCCCGCACGCACGAGGCGGTGGTCGTCGACGAGCACGACGCGCACCGGCGCGCTCACGACGCCGACCCCGGCAGTGCGAGCCGCCAGCGGGTGCCGTCGCCCGGCCGCGTCGCGAGCTGCAGCAGCGCCCCCGCGTCGCCCGCGAGGTCGGCCATGACGTGGGTACCGATGTGACCCGACCCGCTCCCGGGGGCGGCCGGGTCAAAGCCGCGGCCGTCGTCGGCGACGTCGAGCACGACGGGTCGACCGGGCGGCGCGTCGGGCTCGAGGTGCAGCGACACCACCACCGTCTCGGCGCCGGCGTGCTTGACGACGTTGCGCAGCGCCTCTCGCGTGACACGGTGCACGACCTGCTGCCGCTCGGGGCTGAGGGCCGTGGCGGCGTCGTGGTCGACGTCGAGCCGCACCCGGATGCCGTGGTGGCCGAGGGGGCGGGTGAGGTCGGCGAGCGAGGCGGCGAGGCCGGCGTCGGCGAGCCGGGCCGGGTAGAGCTCGACGAGGAGAGTACGGAGGCTGGCGACACTGGATCGCACTGTGCCTGCGGCAGATCCGACGTCGTCGGCCAGCTCGGTGCGACCGTCCGCACGCAGGGCGGCCGCGGCGCCGGACACGGCGAGCGAGCTGCCGACGAGGTCCTGCACCGGACCGTCGTGAAGGTCGGCGGCGATGCGGCGGCGCTCGGTCTCCGAGGCGTCGACGGCCCGCTGCAGCAGGGCCTCACGCTGTCGCTGGGCCGCCCCGAGACGGTCGAGCAGGCGCAGCACGACGGGGGCCATGAGCACGAGCAGCAGGAGCAGGCTCGTCGCCAGCACACCCGCGAGCCCACGCCACAGGCCGTCGGCCCGTTGCTGCACCGGCCCGTAGTCGCCGTAGACCTCGAAGAGCAGCTCGGAGCCGTTCGGGGTCCAGACGGGGCGGTACACCTCGAGCAGCTTGCCGCCGTAGCGTTCGAACTCGTTCTCCGAGCTCGAGAGGTCGCTCACCTCGGCGCGCGTCTGCGGGTCGGCCAGGGCGGCGAGCTGGTCGTCGCCGAGCTCGAAACGCTGCCCGACGAGACGGCTCTCGTCGGCGTAGACGACGGTGCCGTCGGGGGCCCACAGCTTGACGCGCACGATGCCGTTCGGCAGCACCGACTCGCGCACGACCCGGTCGAGGGCGGCGCGCGCGGCCGGGTCACCGGTCAGCAGCGAGTCGCGCACGGCGGGCTGCACGACGGCGGTGGCGAGCAGGTTCGTCGTGTTGGCCACGTCGTTGACGGCCTCCCGCTCGGCGAGCCGGCTGGCGGCGAAGGAGGAGCCGACGACGACGAGGACGAACACGCCGAGCGCGGCCAGGCCGAGCTGCAGCAGGGTTCGCCGGCGACCGGGCAACGCCTTGAGGGGCTCGGCCCCGTGACCGTCGGCGACCGTGACCCACGGGACGCCGCCGACCACGGGCACCGGGACCGTGTCGTCCTCGGTGCCCGTGGTCGGGGCTGGTCGTGGTGTCAGTGGTCGTCCCGTCCGGAGTGGCCGGACCCGGAGTGGCCGGACCCGGAGTGGCCGGACCCCGAGTGTCCGGACCCTGAGTCGTCGGACCCCGAGCGACCCGAGCCGGAGCGCCCCGACCGCGAGTCGTCGGAGCCCGAGTCGTCTGACCCGGAACGACCCGAGCCCGAGTGCCCGGAGCCCGAGTCGTCCGAGCCCGAGCGGTCGGTGCGTCGCCCACCGTGGTCGTCACCGGCATCCGTACTGGGGAGCGACGTCACCGAGGTCACCGAGGTCACCGACGGGGCGGGCGTCCGCGTCGCGACGGGGGTGGCGGTGGTTGCCGTGCCCACGACCTGCGCCGAGGCGGGCACCCGGGCCGGGACGCTCTGCGAGAACGAGGCGTTGCCGAGCAGGCCGAGGGCGGCCGGCACGAAGGCGGCTGCCGCGGCGACGGCGAGAGCGAGGCGTGTCATCGAGCCCATCCTTGTCCGGTGTCGGGTGTCGCGCAGGTCAGCCCGCGTAGGTGACCGAGCCGCGGCACGTCTCACCCGTGGAGACGTTCGTCGCGACCGCCCGGATCACGTCCTGGCCGGCCCGGTTCGCGATGACGCGCTCGACGTCGAACGAGCCGCTCGGCGCCGTCGTGACGCGCGTGCCGGTGAAGACGGTCGTGCCGTTGTCGCTGAGGGTCACCCGCCAGCTCTGCCCGACGCGGTTGCTGTCGACCTCGAGCTCGACCTCGACGCGGCGGTCCTCGTCCTTGGCCTTGAGCTTCCACGCCGCGCCGGACGAGCAGGTGCCGGAGGCGCGCACCTCGGTGTCGTGGCCGCCGGATGCCGACGCGGCCGGGGCGAGCGCCACCCCGCCGGCGACGACGAGGGCGGCGCCGAGGGCCGCCAGAGGGCGGGCGGCGCGTCGGGCCGCGCGGGTGCTGCGGGTGCTGCGGGTGCTGCGGGTGGTGGCGTTCATGGTGGTCCTCCTCGTCGTCCGGCGAGCGCCGGGTGGGCAGCGGATCCGCTGTGCCCTCAGGGTGCGGTGAACGCGTGGGCAGCCGCCATCGGGCGATGGTCCTAGTACCTCCCCGGACGAGCCCCCCGGTGTCCGGTTCGCCCGCTCCACCTGCCTACCCTCGAGCATGGACGCGCACCTGCAGGCCCCGCCGGAGAACCGACGACGCAGGCGCGTCACGCCGTCCGGGGAAGCGGCGCCGTCCCGTCGCGAGCGGCTGCGCCTGTGGCTGCACGTCGAGCCCGCACGCGCCGGACTCGTGCTCGCCTGGGCCGCGTTCACCGTCACCTTCGTCGTCGCGCGCGTCGTCACCGGCCTGATCAAGCTCGGCGACGGCGACACCGGCGACCTCGAGATCGGCGGGGTGCACCTGCACCACTACCTCTGGGGGCTGGTGCTGCTCGTGGTCGTCGCCGTCATGGGCCTCGTCGACCGCAGCGCCCGCACCCGGGGGTGGATGGGTCTGGTGCTCGGCGTCGGTCTCGCCCTCGTCGTCGACGAGATCGCCCTGCTCGTCACGCTCGAGGACGTCTACTGGGAGACCCCCGGCTGGGCCAGCGTGGGCGTCGCCGTCTCGATCATCGGCGTGGCCGGCACGACGCTCGCCCTCACCCGGGGCCGACGCGGCGGAGCCGAGAGCCCCTCAGCGACCTGACGCGGCCGCCCCCAGCAGCGAGC
This is a stretch of genomic DNA from Terracoccus luteus. It encodes these proteins:
- a CDS encoding PhoH family protein — its product is MASKTSATSSTTTTERDVAPAGVPGRKTYVIDTSVLLSDPKAMVRFAEHEVVLPVVVVTELEAKRHHPELGFFARQALRLLDDLRISAGRLDRPVEVGTVGGSLRVELNHTDPSALPPGFRLGDNDTRILAVARNLADEGHDVTIVSKDLPMRVKASACGLEAEEYRAEQGVDTGWTGIHELEVSTDELDQLYDRGRIEHAAAAELPCHTGLVLLSPRGSGLGRVGADKQIRLVRGDRDAFGLHGRSAEQRIALDLLLDPDVGIVSLGGRAGTGKSALALCAGLESVMERRVQRKVIVFRPLFAVGGQELGYLPGTEAEKMNPWGQAVFDTLSALVSTEVVEEVMDRGLLEVLPLTHIRGRSLHDAFVIVDEAQSLERNVLLTVLSRIGQNSKVVLTHDVAQRDNLRVGRHDGVAAVIEKLKGHPLFAHVTLTRSERSPIAALVTDLLEGLEA
- a CDS encoding isoprenyl transferase — its product is MGWRDVVYGAYERRVLKGLPQEALPRHVAVMLDGNRRWARARGAGTASGHQAGADKIVSLLEWCEEAGVEYVTLWLLSTDNLGRASAELTPLLGIIENAVADLARTGRWHVRIAGATALLPPETAASLKESAELTADVTGMVVNCAVAYGGRREIADAVRDLLLARGAAGLPLEQIAAELTVEDIAEHLYTKGQPDPDLVIRTSGEQRLGGFLLWQSATSEFYFCEAYWPDFRHVDFLRALRAYAGRHRRHGA
- the trhA gene encoding PAQR family membrane homeostasis protein TrhA, with amino-acid sequence MSERTDRPAPSAGSTSGIVAAVKPRLRGWLHLVMFPLALLGGLVLVVVSDPGTVRTASIVFTVSAALLFGVSAVYHRGTWGPRMAALLKRFDHSNIYLIIAGTYTPFAVTLLPGDQARLLLTVIWGGAIAGVLFRIFWVGAPRWLYTALYIALGWAAIFYVVPFWQSGGPLIGSLIGLGGLLYTAGGIVYGIKRPNPWPRWFGFHEVFHAFTLGGFITHFIAVTLAVIGYQAAT
- the mca gene encoding mycothiol conjugate amidase Mca — its product is MRLMAVHAHPDDESSKGAATTAKYVAAGATVRVVSCTGGERGDILNEKLKNDAHILRDLTQVRRDEMKAAQQVLGCEHTWLGFVDSGLPEGDPLPPLPEGCFALEDLEVTTEALVRVIREFRPHVMTTYDEKGGYPHPDHVMCHTVSMAAFEAAGDPERYPHAGEPWQPLKIYYNGGWTKDRLVALHQAMLDEGLESPYTDWLANWQPRRQGGRVTPVPCGEYFETRDRALRAHATQVDPDGFWFKVPMELQQRVWGVEEFELAVSYVPVPDDEDDLFAGLESVEAADARAVRRDHELVHDGRVGELSDEPSEDAIEEAVDDAVEEARELDDTDSDATHDTDSDDGVTVPADRRPAARVEGD
- a CDS encoding DUF4307 domain-containing protein — its product is MPLPRPAPGTAKWWVVGAVGIALGVAMSIYWGLHATVGLPTWQTVSYKVVDDRSVRVDFEVTNPGGTALTCTVQALAQDFSTVGTVRVAVPASGNERSEHRVTLRTTSRAVTGEVRTCE
- the greA gene encoding transcription elongation factor GreA, with protein sequence MTETAAGFLTQEAHDRLKAELDQLTGEGRLEIARKIEEAREEGDLKENGGYHAAREEQGKMEARIRQITELLQTATVGETPADDGIVEPGMLVTVEMFGDEETFLLGNREIADGSDLQVFSEKSAMGAAINGKSVGETTSYEAPNGKTIDVKVLAAKPYSA
- a CDS encoding cystathionine gamma-synthase codes for the protein MSDELGFSTRAIHAGQEADATTGAVVPPIYQVSTYKQDGIGGFRGGYEYSRSANPTRTALEECLAALEGGGRGFAFASGLAGQDTIARSLLVPGDHVVVPSDAYGGTYRYFNKVARPQGIEHTIARVGDVESVRAAIRPGSTKIVWVETPTNPLLNVADIEALAEVAHAAGAVLVVDNTFATPYLQNPLALGADIVTQSTTKYLGGHSDVVGGAVVTAKRVEVPGFEDAEERIAFNQNSIGGVAGPFDSWLVLRGARTLSVRMDRHCDNAEKVVDFLTGHDGVSQVLYPGLPEHPNHDVAARQMKRFGGMVSFRMKRGEDAAVKACAAVRVWTLGESLGGVESLIEHPARMTHSSVAGTELEVPDDLIRLSVGIEDVDDLIADLREALDIHG
- a CDS encoding response regulator, giving the protein MSAPVRVVLVDDHRLVRAGLRAVIDAEADLEVVGEAADGSEVEAVVARTAPDVVLMDLSMPVVDGIEATRSLRSTGHRAAVVVLTSFAESNRVAAALEAGAVGYLLKDSEPRDVVVAVRAAAAGHAPIDPRVARVLLPSTGGGDGGPALSPRERQVLALVATGMANKQIGRALGITERTVKVHLGNVFRHIGVGDRTSAALWARDHGIT
- a CDS encoding sensor histidine kinase, whose protein sequence is MPVVGGVPWVTVADGHGAEPLKALPGRRRTLLQLGLAALGVFVLVVVGSSFAASRLAEREAVNDVANTTNLLATAVVQPAVRDSLLTGDPAARAALDRVVRESVLPNGIVRVKLWAPDGTVVYADESRLVGQRFELGDDQLAALADPQTRAEVSDLSSSENEFERYGGKLLEVYRPVWTPNGSELLFEVYGDYGPVQQRADGLWRGLAGVLATSLLLLLVLMAPVVLRLLDRLGAAQRQREALLQRAVDASETERRRIAADLHDGPVQDLVGSSLAVSGAAAALRADGRTELADDVGSAAGTVRSSVASLRTLLVELYPARLADAGLAASLADLTRPLGHHGIRVRLDVDHDAATALSPERQQVVHRVTREALRNVVKHAGAETVVVSLHLEPDAPPGRPVVLDVADDGRGFDPAAPGSGSGHIGTHVMADLAGDAGALLQLATRPGDGTRWRLALPGSAS